One segment of Salvelinus alpinus chromosome 1, SLU_Salpinus.1, whole genome shotgun sequence DNA contains the following:
- the LOC139541278 gene encoding putative E3 ubiquitin-protein ligase UNKL isoform X2 — protein sequence MPSVSKTAANGSPQTEKPTHYTYLKEFRTEQCPLFLQHKCTQHRPFTCFHWHFLNQRRRRPIRRRDGTFNYSPDVYCTKYDETTGICPDGEDCPYLHRTTGDTERKYHLRYYKTGTCIHETDARGHCVKNGLHCAFAHGPHDLRPPVYDISSLTDLLHVHREIQAQEALQNGQLGSGEGIPDLQPGVLASQAMIEKTLTEDPRWQDTNFVLANYKTEQCTKPPRLCRQGYACPHYHNSRDRRRNPRKFKYRSTPCPNVKHGDEWGEPSKCDSGDSCQYCHSRTEQQFHPEIYKSTKCNDMRQTGYCPRGPFCAFAHVERIPSTEETMNSLLTAMQSGSQQYSECPVSEWGSSAHSISSINNGQVGNVSYSNSPTVTPSSGSNSSLSPIGPIGRSKCLTNGSLCSESTTSSVSSLTSNYPKAPGFEREDQLKNYKGHSDQKMMDQDKQTHNRVFSGMNPLASSITSSIESSLASSIGSDSSSPTTLSTMNAKATPFYPGSNTVESVIGSALDLNFCDINVASLDKEFEEQENNSLGLSQRMLGGSAPVNIPGSLARSSSLNSNSSLSASPLSSLSQSLSQCLLSGMAPQQTQPQGLLTKPEHGLLGTPTSSQNSLGLNGGASSIWDFVSGNFSPSPSPVFSSLGSTTVSSSADLNRLFRELDEAKRKIKQWEDAWHQVKQACEAWQKDSHDAKEQAKSAEAERQLAEQTREDTERKLKELQGDFDVLCRSPGTPLLRSYGDLDQLPLPKLHSIQSQLRTDLDLIDGVIYQLQSKKCIVCQTHDRCIVLQPCQHYVLCKNCAPSKSECPYCKTKILKW from the exons ATGCCGTCGGTTTCGAAAACGGCGGCGAACGGTTCTCCTCAAACCGAGAAACCAACCCACTATAC ATATTTGAAGGAGTTTAGGACCGAACAGTGCCCTCTCTTCTTGCAGCATAAGTGCACACAACATAGACCCTTTACATGTTTTCATTGGCATTTCCTCAACCAGAGGCGAAGACGACCGATTAGAAGAAGAGATGGAACTTTTAACTACAGCCCTGATGTTTATTGCACAAAATATGACGAGACTACGGGCATTTGCCCAGATGGAGAGGA CTGTCCTTACTTGCACCGGACCACTGGTGACACAGAGCGCAAGTACCATCTTCGCTATTACAAGACTGGTACCTGTATCCATGAAACTGATGCCCGCGGGCACTGCGTGAAGAACGGCCTACACTGCGCCTTTGCCCATGGCCCACATGATCTCCGCCCCCCTGTCTACGATATCAG CTCTCTCACTGATCTTCTTCATGTGCACAGAGAGATCCAGGCACAGGAAGCCCTCCAGAATGGCCAGTTGGGATCTGGAGAGGGTATCCCTGATCTACAGCCTGGAGTACTGGCCAGCCAAGCCATGATAGAGAAGACTCTTACAGAGGACCCCCGGTGGCAAG ACACCAATTTTGTTTTAGCGAACTACAAAACAGAGCAGTGCACCAAGCCTCCACGACTATGCAGACAGGGCTATGCCTGCCCTCACTACCACAATAGTAGAGACAGAAGACGAAATCCACGCAAGTTCAAATACAG GTCAACTCCGTGTCCCAATGTGAAACATGGGGATGAGTGGGGTGAGCCATCGAAGTGTGACAGTGGAGACAGCTGTCAATACTGTCACTCACGCACTGAACAGCAGTTCCACCCAGAG ATCTACAAATCCACCAAATGCAATGACATGAGGCAAACTGGTTATTGTCCTAGAGGGCCCTTCTGTGCGTTTGCGCATGTAGAAA GAATTCCCTCCACGGAAGAGACCATGAACTCATTGCTAACAGCGATGCAGTCGGGCTCTCAGCAGTATTCCGAGTGTCCGGTCAGCGAGTGGGGCAGCAGTGCACACTCCATCAGCAGCATCAACAACGGCCAAGTGGGGAAT GTTTCATATTCTAATAGTCCGACTGTAACGCCAAGCTCAGGAAGCAACAGTTCATTGTCCCCAATCGGACCCATCGGCAGGTCCAAATGCTTAACTAATGGTAGCTTATGTTCAGAGTCCACCACGTCAAGTGTGTCATCTCTGACGTCTAACTATCCCAAAGCGCCGGGCTTTGAACGCGAGGATCAG TTAAAGAACTATAAGGGACATAGCGATCAAAAGATGATGGACCAAGACAAGCAG ACACACAATCGTGTATTCTCTGGGATGAACCCTCTGGCATCCAGCATAACCTCCAGTATAGAATCTAGCCTGGCCTCCAGTATTGGATCGGATAGTTCCTCACCCACCACCTTATCAACAATGAATGCAAAAGCAACCCCATTCTATCCTGGGAGCAATACTGTGGAGTCAGTTATAG GTTCTGCTCTTGACCTGAATTTTTGTGACATCAATGTTGCCTCTCTTGATAAAGAGTTTGAGGAGCAAGAGAACAACAGTCTTGGTTTAA GTCAAAGGATGTTGGGAGGATCCGCTCCGGTCAACATTCCTGGCTCCCTTGCACGGTCTTCTTCATTGAATTCCAACTCATcgctctctgcctcccctctgagctctctctcccagtccctgtcccaGTGCCTGTTGTCAGGAATGGCTCCACAGCAGACTCAGCCTCAGGGCCTGCTAACCAAACCTGAGCATGGCCTTCTGGGAACACCTACCTCCTCTCAGAACTCTCTGG GTTTGAATGGGGGAGCTAGCAGCATATGGGACTTTGTGAGTGGCAACTTCTCTCCCAGCCCATCACCAGTGTTCAGCAGCCTGGGCTCCACCACTGTGAGCAGCAGCGCTGACCTGAACCGGCTCTTCAGGGAGCTGGACGAGGCCAAGAGGAAGATCAAGCAATGGGAAGACGCGTGGCACCAGGTCAAGCAG GCATGTGAGGCCTGGCAGAAAGACTCCCATGATGCAAAAGAACAAGCAAAGTCAGCCGAGGCGGAGCGGCAGCTGGCAGAGCAGACGCGAGAGGACACGGAGCGCAAGCTGAAGGAGCTCCAGGGGGACTTTGACGTGCTGTGTCGCTCCCCTGGCACACCCCTGCTTAGAAGCTATGGAGACCTGGACCAGCTCCCTCTACCAAAGCTCCACTCCATCCAGAGCCAGCTGCGCACTGACCTAGACCTTATAGACGGG GTAATATATCAGCTTCAGTCAAAGAAATGTATAGTTTGCCAAACGCATGATCGTTGCATAGTCCTGCAGCCTTGCCAACATTATGTACTTTGTAAGAACTGTGCACCTAGTAAATCAGAATGTCCATACTGTAAGACAAAAATATTGAAGTGGTGA
- the LOC139541278 gene encoding putative E3 ubiquitin-protein ligase UNKL isoform X3: MPSVSKTAANGSPQTEKPTHYTYLKEFRTEQCPLFLQHKCTQHRPFTCFHWHFLNQRRRRPIRRRDGTFNYSPDVYCTKYDETTGICPDGEDCPYLHRTTGDTERKYHLRYYKTGTCIHETDARGHCVKNGLHCAFAHGPHDLRPPVYDIREIQAQEALQNGQLGSGEGIPDLQPGVLASQAMIEKTLTEDPRWQDTNFVLANYKTEQCTKPPRLCRQGYACPHYHNSRDRRRNPRKFKYRSTPCPNVKHGDEWGEPSKCDSGDSCQYCHSRTEQQFHPEIYKSTKCNDMRQTGYCPRGPFCAFAHVERIPSTEETMNSLLTAMQSGSQQYSECPVSEWGSSAHSISSINNGQVGNVSYSNSPTVTPSSGSNSSLSPIGPIGRSKCLTNGSLCSESTTSSVSSLTSNYPKAPGFEREDQLKNYKGHSDQKMMDQDKQTHNRVFSGMNPLASSITSSIESSLASSIGSDSSSPTTLSTMNAKATPFYPGSNTVESVIGSALDLNFCDINVASLDKEFEEQENNSLGLSQRMLGGSAPVNIPGSLARSSSLNSNSSLSASPLSSLSQSLSQCLLSGMAPQQTQPQGLLTKPEHGLLGTPTSSQNSLGLNGGASSIWDFVSGNFSPSPSPVFSSLGSTTVSSSADLNRLFRELDEAKRKIKQWEDAWHQVKQACEAWQKDSHDAKEQAKSAEAERQLAEQTREDTERKLKELQGDFDVLCRSPGTPLLRSYGDLDQLPLPKLHSIQSQLRTDLDLIDGVIYQLQSKKCIVCQTHDRCIVLQPCQHYVLCKNCAPSKSECPYCKTKILKW, from the exons ATGCCGTCGGTTTCGAAAACGGCGGCGAACGGTTCTCCTCAAACCGAGAAACCAACCCACTATAC ATATTTGAAGGAGTTTAGGACCGAACAGTGCCCTCTCTTCTTGCAGCATAAGTGCACACAACATAGACCCTTTACATGTTTTCATTGGCATTTCCTCAACCAGAGGCGAAGACGACCGATTAGAAGAAGAGATGGAACTTTTAACTACAGCCCTGATGTTTATTGCACAAAATATGACGAGACTACGGGCATTTGCCCAGATGGAGAGGA CTGTCCTTACTTGCACCGGACCACTGGTGACACAGAGCGCAAGTACCATCTTCGCTATTACAAGACTGGTACCTGTATCCATGAAACTGATGCCCGCGGGCACTGCGTGAAGAACGGCCTACACTGCGCCTTTGCCCATGGCCCACATGATCTCCGCCCCCCTGTCTACGATATCAG AGAGATCCAGGCACAGGAAGCCCTCCAGAATGGCCAGTTGGGATCTGGAGAGGGTATCCCTGATCTACAGCCTGGAGTACTGGCCAGCCAAGCCATGATAGAGAAGACTCTTACAGAGGACCCCCGGTGGCAAG ACACCAATTTTGTTTTAGCGAACTACAAAACAGAGCAGTGCACCAAGCCTCCACGACTATGCAGACAGGGCTATGCCTGCCCTCACTACCACAATAGTAGAGACAGAAGACGAAATCCACGCAAGTTCAAATACAG GTCAACTCCGTGTCCCAATGTGAAACATGGGGATGAGTGGGGTGAGCCATCGAAGTGTGACAGTGGAGACAGCTGTCAATACTGTCACTCACGCACTGAACAGCAGTTCCACCCAGAG ATCTACAAATCCACCAAATGCAATGACATGAGGCAAACTGGTTATTGTCCTAGAGGGCCCTTCTGTGCGTTTGCGCATGTAGAAA GAATTCCCTCCACGGAAGAGACCATGAACTCATTGCTAACAGCGATGCAGTCGGGCTCTCAGCAGTATTCCGAGTGTCCGGTCAGCGAGTGGGGCAGCAGTGCACACTCCATCAGCAGCATCAACAACGGCCAAGTGGGGAAT GTTTCATATTCTAATAGTCCGACTGTAACGCCAAGCTCAGGAAGCAACAGTTCATTGTCCCCAATCGGACCCATCGGCAGGTCCAAATGCTTAACTAATGGTAGCTTATGTTCAGAGTCCACCACGTCAAGTGTGTCATCTCTGACGTCTAACTATCCCAAAGCGCCGGGCTTTGAACGCGAGGATCAG TTAAAGAACTATAAGGGACATAGCGATCAAAAGATGATGGACCAAGACAAGCAG ACACACAATCGTGTATTCTCTGGGATGAACCCTCTGGCATCCAGCATAACCTCCAGTATAGAATCTAGCCTGGCCTCCAGTATTGGATCGGATAGTTCCTCACCCACCACCTTATCAACAATGAATGCAAAAGCAACCCCATTCTATCCTGGGAGCAATACTGTGGAGTCAGTTATAG GTTCTGCTCTTGACCTGAATTTTTGTGACATCAATGTTGCCTCTCTTGATAAAGAGTTTGAGGAGCAAGAGAACAACAGTCTTGGTTTAA GTCAAAGGATGTTGGGAGGATCCGCTCCGGTCAACATTCCTGGCTCCCTTGCACGGTCTTCTTCATTGAATTCCAACTCATcgctctctgcctcccctctgagctctctctcccagtccctgtcccaGTGCCTGTTGTCAGGAATGGCTCCACAGCAGACTCAGCCTCAGGGCCTGCTAACCAAACCTGAGCATGGCCTTCTGGGAACACCTACCTCCTCTCAGAACTCTCTGG GTTTGAATGGGGGAGCTAGCAGCATATGGGACTTTGTGAGTGGCAACTTCTCTCCCAGCCCATCACCAGTGTTCAGCAGCCTGGGCTCCACCACTGTGAGCAGCAGCGCTGACCTGAACCGGCTCTTCAGGGAGCTGGACGAGGCCAAGAGGAAGATCAAGCAATGGGAAGACGCGTGGCACCAGGTCAAGCAG GCATGTGAGGCCTGGCAGAAAGACTCCCATGATGCAAAAGAACAAGCAAAGTCAGCCGAGGCGGAGCGGCAGCTGGCAGAGCAGACGCGAGAGGACACGGAGCGCAAGCTGAAGGAGCTCCAGGGGGACTTTGACGTGCTGTGTCGCTCCCCTGGCACACCCCTGCTTAGAAGCTATGGAGACCTGGACCAGCTCCCTCTACCAAAGCTCCACTCCATCCAGAGCCAGCTGCGCACTGACCTAGACCTTATAGACGGG GTAATATATCAGCTTCAGTCAAAGAAATGTATAGTTTGCCAAACGCATGATCGTTGCATAGTCCTGCAGCCTTGCCAACATTATGTACTTTGTAAGAACTGTGCACCTAGTAAATCAGAATGTCCATACTGTAAGACAAAAATATTGAAGTGGTGA
- the LOC139541278 gene encoding putative E3 ubiquitin-protein ligase UNKL isoform X4, whose amino-acid sequence MPSVSKTAANGSPQTEKPTHYTYLKEFRTEQCPLFLQHKCTQHRPFTCFHWHFLNQRRRRPIRRRDGTFNYSPDVYCTKYDETTGICPDGEDCPYLHRTTGDTERKYHLRYYKTGTCIHETDARGHCVKNGLHCAFAHGPHDLRPPVYDISSSLTDLLHVHREIQAQEALQNGQLGSGEGIPDLQPGVLASQAMIEKTLTEDPRWQDTNFVLANYKTEQCTKPPRLCRQGYACPHYHNSRDRRRNPRKFKYRSTPCPNVKHGDEWGEPSKCDSGDSCQYCHSRTEQQFHPEIYKSTKCNDMRQTGYCPRGPFCAFAHVERIPSTEETMNSLLTAMQSGSQQYSECPVSEWGSSAHSISSINNGQVGNLKNYKGHSDQKMMDQDKQTHNRVFSGMNPLASSITSSIESSLASSIGSDSSSPTTLSTMNAKATPFYPGSNTVESVIGSALDLNFCDINVASLDKEFEEQENNSLGLSQRMLGGSAPVNIPGSLARSSSLNSNSSLSASPLSSLSQSLSQCLLSGMAPQQTQPQGLLTKPEHGLLGTPTSSQNSLGLNGGASSIWDFVSGNFSPSPSPVFSSLGSTTVSSSADLNRLFRELDEAKRKIKQWEDAWHQVKQACEAWQKDSHDAKEQAKSAEAERQLAEQTREDTERKLKELQGDFDVLCRSPGTPLLRSYGDLDQLPLPKLHSIQSQLRTDLDLIDGVIYQLQSKKCIVCQTHDRCIVLQPCQHYVLCKNCAPSKSECPYCKTKILKW is encoded by the exons ATGCCGTCGGTTTCGAAAACGGCGGCGAACGGTTCTCCTCAAACCGAGAAACCAACCCACTATAC ATATTTGAAGGAGTTTAGGACCGAACAGTGCCCTCTCTTCTTGCAGCATAAGTGCACACAACATAGACCCTTTACATGTTTTCATTGGCATTTCCTCAACCAGAGGCGAAGACGACCGATTAGAAGAAGAGATGGAACTTTTAACTACAGCCCTGATGTTTATTGCACAAAATATGACGAGACTACGGGCATTTGCCCAGATGGAGAGGA CTGTCCTTACTTGCACCGGACCACTGGTGACACAGAGCGCAAGTACCATCTTCGCTATTACAAGACTGGTACCTGTATCCATGAAACTGATGCCCGCGGGCACTGCGTGAAGAACGGCCTACACTGCGCCTTTGCCCATGGCCCACATGATCTCCGCCCCCCTGTCTACGATATCAG taGCTCTCTCACTGATCTTCTTCATGTGCACAGAGAGATCCAGGCACAGGAAGCCCTCCAGAATGGCCAGTTGGGATCTGGAGAGGGTATCCCTGATCTACAGCCTGGAGTACTGGCCAGCCAAGCCATGATAGAGAAGACTCTTACAGAGGACCCCCGGTGGCAAG ACACCAATTTTGTTTTAGCGAACTACAAAACAGAGCAGTGCACCAAGCCTCCACGACTATGCAGACAGGGCTATGCCTGCCCTCACTACCACAATAGTAGAGACAGAAGACGAAATCCACGCAAGTTCAAATACAG GTCAACTCCGTGTCCCAATGTGAAACATGGGGATGAGTGGGGTGAGCCATCGAAGTGTGACAGTGGAGACAGCTGTCAATACTGTCACTCACGCACTGAACAGCAGTTCCACCCAGAG ATCTACAAATCCACCAAATGCAATGACATGAGGCAAACTGGTTATTGTCCTAGAGGGCCCTTCTGTGCGTTTGCGCATGTAGAAA GAATTCCCTCCACGGAAGAGACCATGAACTCATTGCTAACAGCGATGCAGTCGGGCTCTCAGCAGTATTCCGAGTGTCCGGTCAGCGAGTGGGGCAGCAGTGCACACTCCATCAGCAGCATCAACAACGGCCAAGTGGGGAAT TTAAAGAACTATAAGGGACATAGCGATCAAAAGATGATGGACCAAGACAAGCAG ACACACAATCGTGTATTCTCTGGGATGAACCCTCTGGCATCCAGCATAACCTCCAGTATAGAATCTAGCCTGGCCTCCAGTATTGGATCGGATAGTTCCTCACCCACCACCTTATCAACAATGAATGCAAAAGCAACCCCATTCTATCCTGGGAGCAATACTGTGGAGTCAGTTATAG GTTCTGCTCTTGACCTGAATTTTTGTGACATCAATGTTGCCTCTCTTGATAAAGAGTTTGAGGAGCAAGAGAACAACAGTCTTGGTTTAA GTCAAAGGATGTTGGGAGGATCCGCTCCGGTCAACATTCCTGGCTCCCTTGCACGGTCTTCTTCATTGAATTCCAACTCATcgctctctgcctcccctctgagctctctctcccagtccctgtcccaGTGCCTGTTGTCAGGAATGGCTCCACAGCAGACTCAGCCTCAGGGCCTGCTAACCAAACCTGAGCATGGCCTTCTGGGAACACCTACCTCCTCTCAGAACTCTCTGG GTTTGAATGGGGGAGCTAGCAGCATATGGGACTTTGTGAGTGGCAACTTCTCTCCCAGCCCATCACCAGTGTTCAGCAGCCTGGGCTCCACCACTGTGAGCAGCAGCGCTGACCTGAACCGGCTCTTCAGGGAGCTGGACGAGGCCAAGAGGAAGATCAAGCAATGGGAAGACGCGTGGCACCAGGTCAAGCAG GCATGTGAGGCCTGGCAGAAAGACTCCCATGATGCAAAAGAACAAGCAAAGTCAGCCGAGGCGGAGCGGCAGCTGGCAGAGCAGACGCGAGAGGACACGGAGCGCAAGCTGAAGGAGCTCCAGGGGGACTTTGACGTGCTGTGTCGCTCCCCTGGCACACCCCTGCTTAGAAGCTATGGAGACCTGGACCAGCTCCCTCTACCAAAGCTCCACTCCATCCAGAGCCAGCTGCGCACTGACCTAGACCTTATAGACGGG GTAATATATCAGCTTCAGTCAAAGAAATGTATAGTTTGCCAAACGCATGATCGTTGCATAGTCCTGCAGCCTTGCCAACATTATGTACTTTGTAAGAACTGTGCACCTAGTAAATCAGAATGTCCATACTGTAAGACAAAAATATTGAAGTGGTGA
- the LOC139541278 gene encoding putative E3 ubiquitin-protein ligase UNKL isoform X1 yields MPSVSKTAANGSPQTEKPTHYTYLKEFRTEQCPLFLQHKCTQHRPFTCFHWHFLNQRRRRPIRRRDGTFNYSPDVYCTKYDETTGICPDGEDCPYLHRTTGDTERKYHLRYYKTGTCIHETDARGHCVKNGLHCAFAHGPHDLRPPVYDISSSLTDLLHVHREIQAQEALQNGQLGSGEGIPDLQPGVLASQAMIEKTLTEDPRWQDTNFVLANYKTEQCTKPPRLCRQGYACPHYHNSRDRRRNPRKFKYRSTPCPNVKHGDEWGEPSKCDSGDSCQYCHSRTEQQFHPEIYKSTKCNDMRQTGYCPRGPFCAFAHVERIPSTEETMNSLLTAMQSGSQQYSECPVSEWGSSAHSISSINNGQVGNVSYSNSPTVTPSSGSNSSLSPIGPIGRSKCLTNGSLCSESTTSSVSSLTSNYPKAPGFEREDQLKNYKGHSDQKMMDQDKQTHNRVFSGMNPLASSITSSIESSLASSIGSDSSSPTTLSTMNAKATPFYPGSNTVESVIGSALDLNFCDINVASLDKEFEEQENNSLGLSQRMLGGSAPVNIPGSLARSSSLNSNSSLSASPLSSLSQSLSQCLLSGMAPQQTQPQGLLTKPEHGLLGTPTSSQNSLGLNGGASSIWDFVSGNFSPSPSPVFSSLGSTTVSSSADLNRLFRELDEAKRKIKQWEDAWHQVKQACEAWQKDSHDAKEQAKSAEAERQLAEQTREDTERKLKELQGDFDVLCRSPGTPLLRSYGDLDQLPLPKLHSIQSQLRTDLDLIDGVIYQLQSKKCIVCQTHDRCIVLQPCQHYVLCKNCAPSKSECPYCKTKILKW; encoded by the exons ATGCCGTCGGTTTCGAAAACGGCGGCGAACGGTTCTCCTCAAACCGAGAAACCAACCCACTATAC ATATTTGAAGGAGTTTAGGACCGAACAGTGCCCTCTCTTCTTGCAGCATAAGTGCACACAACATAGACCCTTTACATGTTTTCATTGGCATTTCCTCAACCAGAGGCGAAGACGACCGATTAGAAGAAGAGATGGAACTTTTAACTACAGCCCTGATGTTTATTGCACAAAATATGACGAGACTACGGGCATTTGCCCAGATGGAGAGGA CTGTCCTTACTTGCACCGGACCACTGGTGACACAGAGCGCAAGTACCATCTTCGCTATTACAAGACTGGTACCTGTATCCATGAAACTGATGCCCGCGGGCACTGCGTGAAGAACGGCCTACACTGCGCCTTTGCCCATGGCCCACATGATCTCCGCCCCCCTGTCTACGATATCAG taGCTCTCTCACTGATCTTCTTCATGTGCACAGAGAGATCCAGGCACAGGAAGCCCTCCAGAATGGCCAGTTGGGATCTGGAGAGGGTATCCCTGATCTACAGCCTGGAGTACTGGCCAGCCAAGCCATGATAGAGAAGACTCTTACAGAGGACCCCCGGTGGCAAG ACACCAATTTTGTTTTAGCGAACTACAAAACAGAGCAGTGCACCAAGCCTCCACGACTATGCAGACAGGGCTATGCCTGCCCTCACTACCACAATAGTAGAGACAGAAGACGAAATCCACGCAAGTTCAAATACAG GTCAACTCCGTGTCCCAATGTGAAACATGGGGATGAGTGGGGTGAGCCATCGAAGTGTGACAGTGGAGACAGCTGTCAATACTGTCACTCACGCACTGAACAGCAGTTCCACCCAGAG ATCTACAAATCCACCAAATGCAATGACATGAGGCAAACTGGTTATTGTCCTAGAGGGCCCTTCTGTGCGTTTGCGCATGTAGAAA GAATTCCCTCCACGGAAGAGACCATGAACTCATTGCTAACAGCGATGCAGTCGGGCTCTCAGCAGTATTCCGAGTGTCCGGTCAGCGAGTGGGGCAGCAGTGCACACTCCATCAGCAGCATCAACAACGGCCAAGTGGGGAAT GTTTCATATTCTAATAGTCCGACTGTAACGCCAAGCTCAGGAAGCAACAGTTCATTGTCCCCAATCGGACCCATCGGCAGGTCCAAATGCTTAACTAATGGTAGCTTATGTTCAGAGTCCACCACGTCAAGTGTGTCATCTCTGACGTCTAACTATCCCAAAGCGCCGGGCTTTGAACGCGAGGATCAG TTAAAGAACTATAAGGGACATAGCGATCAAAAGATGATGGACCAAGACAAGCAG ACACACAATCGTGTATTCTCTGGGATGAACCCTCTGGCATCCAGCATAACCTCCAGTATAGAATCTAGCCTGGCCTCCAGTATTGGATCGGATAGTTCCTCACCCACCACCTTATCAACAATGAATGCAAAAGCAACCCCATTCTATCCTGGGAGCAATACTGTGGAGTCAGTTATAG GTTCTGCTCTTGACCTGAATTTTTGTGACATCAATGTTGCCTCTCTTGATAAAGAGTTTGAGGAGCAAGAGAACAACAGTCTTGGTTTAA GTCAAAGGATGTTGGGAGGATCCGCTCCGGTCAACATTCCTGGCTCCCTTGCACGGTCTTCTTCATTGAATTCCAACTCATcgctctctgcctcccctctgagctctctctcccagtccctgtcccaGTGCCTGTTGTCAGGAATGGCTCCACAGCAGACTCAGCCTCAGGGCCTGCTAACCAAACCTGAGCATGGCCTTCTGGGAACACCTACCTCCTCTCAGAACTCTCTGG GTTTGAATGGGGGAGCTAGCAGCATATGGGACTTTGTGAGTGGCAACTTCTCTCCCAGCCCATCACCAGTGTTCAGCAGCCTGGGCTCCACCACTGTGAGCAGCAGCGCTGACCTGAACCGGCTCTTCAGGGAGCTGGACGAGGCCAAGAGGAAGATCAAGCAATGGGAAGACGCGTGGCACCAGGTCAAGCAG GCATGTGAGGCCTGGCAGAAAGACTCCCATGATGCAAAAGAACAAGCAAAGTCAGCCGAGGCGGAGCGGCAGCTGGCAGAGCAGACGCGAGAGGACACGGAGCGCAAGCTGAAGGAGCTCCAGGGGGACTTTGACGTGCTGTGTCGCTCCCCTGGCACACCCCTGCTTAGAAGCTATGGAGACCTGGACCAGCTCCCTCTACCAAAGCTCCACTCCATCCAGAGCCAGCTGCGCACTGACCTAGACCTTATAGACGGG GTAATATATCAGCTTCAGTCAAAGAAATGTATAGTTTGCCAAACGCATGATCGTTGCATAGTCCTGCAGCCTTGCCAACATTATGTACTTTGTAAGAACTGTGCACCTAGTAAATCAGAATGTCCATACTGTAAGACAAAAATATTGAAGTGGTGA
- the LOC139567858 gene encoding uncharacterized protein: MTDHHLKLNLGKTELLFLPGKDCPFHDLAITVDNSIVSSSQSAKNLGVILDNTLSFSTNIKAVTRSCRFMLYNIRRVRPCLTQEAAQVLIQALVISRLDYCNSLLAGLPACAIKPLQLIQNAAARLVFNFHKFSHVTPLLRSLHWLPVEARIRYKTMVLAYGAVRGTAPPYLQALIRPYTQTRALRSSTSGLLASLPLRKYSSRSAQSKLFAALAPQWWNKLPHDARSAESITTFRRHLKPHLFKEYLG, translated from the coding sequence atgacggatcaccacctcaagctgaacctcggcaagacggagctgctcttcctcccggggaaggactgcccgttccatgatctcgccatcacggttgacaactccattgtgtcctcctcccagagtgctaagaaccttggcgtgatcctggacaacaccctgtcgttctcaactaacatcaaggcggtgacccgttcctgtaggttcatgctctacaacattcgcagagtacgaccctgcctcacgcaggaagcggcgcaggtcctaatccaggcacttgtcatctcccgtctggattactgcaactcgctgttggctgggctccctgcctgtgccattaaacccctacaactcatccagaacgccgcagcccgtctggtgttcaactttcacaagttctctcacgtcaccccgctcctccgctctctccactggcttccagttgaagctcgcatccgctacaagaccatggtgcttgcctacggagctgtgaggggaacggcacctccgtaccttcaggctctgatcaggccctacacccaaacaagggcactgcgttcatccacctctggcctgctcgcctccctacctctgaggaagtacagttcccgctcagcccagtcaaaactgttcgctgctctggcaccccaatggtggaacaaactccctcacgacgccaggtcagcggagtcaatcaccaccttccggagacacctgaaaccccacctctttaaggaatacctaggatag